One Rickettsiales bacterium genomic region harbors:
- a CDS encoding YcgN family cysteine cluster protein, with translation MLPQPEFLKNPMSDMTESEWESLCDGCGICCQVTEEEEDTGELTLTNTACSYLCLNSHSCKDYPNRQKNVPNCVKVTPENVSELYWLPHTCAYKLVEKGYDLPEWHHLVCGDKQEVHRVGPSMQGDLISEDEIE, from the coding sequence CTAAAGAATCCAATGTCTGATATGACTGAGAGTGAGTGGGAGAGCCTTTGTGATGGCTGTGGAATCTGCTGCCAAGTAACTGAAGAAGAGGAAGATACTGGCGAATTAACGCTCACAAACACGGCATGCAGCTATTTATGCCTTAATTCACACTCATGTAAAGATTATCCAAATCGTCAGAAAAATGTACCAAATTGCGTTAAAGTAACGCCTGAGAATGTGAGTGAACTTTATTGGTTACCCCATACCTGCGCTTATAAGCTGGTGGAGAAGGGCTATGATTTACCCGAGTGGCATCATTTGGTTTGTGGCGATAAACAAGAGGTACATCGTGTCGGGCCGTCGATGCAGGGTGACCTGATCAGTGAAGATGAAATAGAGTGA
- a CDS encoding VF530 family protein, with protein sequence MGDDQQNNPLHGITLKTILTELVEKYGWEELGSRINIRCFTHDPSLKSSLKFLRRTDWAREKVERLYLKRLKD encoded by the coding sequence GTGGGTGACGATCAACAAAATAACCCGCTACATGGCATTACGCTCAAAACTATCCTGACAGAGCTCGTCGAGAAATATGGATGGGAAGAATTAGGGAGCCGCATCAATATCCGCTGCTTCACGCACGACCCAAGCCTCAAGAGTAGTTTGAAATTTCTAAGACGTACCGATTGGGCTAGAGAGAAAGTCGAAAGGCTTTATCTAAAGAGGCTTAAAGACTAA